The DNA region CGCCGACCATATTTGCGTACATGATGGGTGCATTGAAGTATTCAGCAGTTTTTCTGGTCACGTATTCACGCTGTTTCATTTTATCAACGAAGTAAGGTGAGGCGCTTAGATTCACCACCAGATCAATTTTTTGCTTTTTTACTTTTGCCAGAGGATTGATTCTATACGGCGACTTGCCCTTGGCATCCGGCCACGCCCAGATATCTTCACAAATCGTCAGAAAGAACTTCTTACCCTTCCAGGTAAAGTAATTCTTACTAAAATCACCTGGTTCAATAAAACGAGCCTCGTCAAACACGTCGCCCGTTGGCAACAACTGCTTGTGAAAGAATCGCGGTTTCTGACCTTTAACCGCAAACACTGCTGAGTTGAAGTAAGGGCGCCCTTTTTTATCGGGATTACGTGTAATCATACCGAAGATAACGGCAATGCCTTTGGGAATCTTCTTTAAAAGATCCTTCATCTCGGCTTCCTGCTTTTTAACTATTTGCTCGCGCTCTAAAAGATCAAAGGGATGATATCCAAACAACGAGCACTCAGGAAACACCACCAAGTCGCATTTGCGTTGCTGCGCTTGGTGAACATAATCCAGAATTTTTTCTTTGTTGGATTTAAAATCGGCCAGAGTGGGATTGATTTGTGCCAGAGCAATTCTCATGGCCTCAATATACGCTGACCTATTGGACTTTCAAGTCGGGTTTTATGTGTCGATGACTGTACGTCCCGAAAAACCGTCGTGATAACCATGAAAATGATTCACTTCAGTCTCAGGAAACTTCCAGCAGAAATAGCCTTCTCCGCTGTTAAAATCAGCCATCCAAAGGCCTTTAGGCTCTGCGCCCAGCTTCTCGATTTTTGCCTGCCAACGATCAATGATAACGTTTATTTGCTCTTCAATAGATACCACTGAAGGGTGGGTTTTATCGGAATAGGCCTCAATGCGGTTAACATGAAGTTTGACCTCACGATTTGCCTCATCAGTTAACCGATAGACTATCGGCAACAACTGTCGCGCTTCACTAATTGTGAAGAATTTTTTGCGATTGATTTCAATCACATTTTCCAAAAATGGCCCCCTCGAAACAAGCGAGTGCCTTGTATGCTTGAAAGCTCTGATTGGATCAAGAAATTCCGTTCGGTGACAGACAACTTAAGATTATGCGTGGAAAATTTCTAAACGCGATGCAGACTATTTTTCACCACTCTTGGAAAATTGCAGTGCCTGACCACCGAGGAAAATCACGAGTGCAATAATGAGGGCGGCAATGAACAACCAACGTATAAAATTTCCAAAAGTAACGGCTTCTTCCTCTTTCGGAATATCGATTTTTGGTTCAGGTTTTTTGACAGCAATTTTCTTTTTCGGCTGAGCAAATCCATCGCTTTGAACAGAGGTTGTCTTCGACCCCGCATTGGCTTTTTTCTCGAGCTTTTTTCTTTCGTCATCAGTAAGGCCTGTAATTGGTACAGAAGCTACCCGTCTGCCAACCTGAACTGAGTATCCACCATTATTTGATTGAAAGTATCCGCCGGCACCGCCGCCTTCGAGCGCAATCTCCACAACTTTTCCGCTTTGTTGGCCGGAACCATCAATACCCGAACTCGGTGTGCGGGATCGACTTATGTAATTACTTCCACGATTGCGTGACTGTGCGCCCGCATAGGTGCTGCCACCGCCACTGCTGCTGGAGGATGAGGAACTTGATTTTGATTTCGCTGCATCCTTGGATGACGAATCACTGTTGCTGGAGTTTGAATTTGCCGAGGACGGATTATTTTTGAATTCACCAGACACATTCTGGAAGCTGAATTTGCATTCCATATCGCTGTCTTGCCCCAGCTTCGGCAATTCGCCGGTTTCCAGAAGGCAGGCCAGATAGTCACCTGTAAATGACTGAACAAATGCCTGAAATGGCTTAAAAATCTGAGAGATCAACATCAAAATAAGAGACACCGTAATGACTAATATCAAAACGTACTCAATCACAGCCTGACCGCGATTGCTTTTTAGTCCAGCTGAATATTTAGATCTCTTCACTCGCTTGGGCATTTAAGTCATAATACAACATATGAAAAGCAGACTGAATTTCAAACACTTGCTCGTGGTAATCATCTTGCCTTTTGTCTCACTATCGACCATTGCCGGAACGCCGGAGGCCCCTGCAACCCAGACCTCGGGGCAGGAGAAGGTCGAACAGCTTAAAGCTGAAATTCGCAAGCAACCTCAAAACACCAAATTGGTGGTCAAGTTGGCCGAGGAGTTTTACGCCCAAAAGGACTATCAGAAGGTCACTTTGCTGCTGTGGAAGAATATCGACAAGATTGATCGCAACGCTATTTTGCTTTTAGCCCGGGCTCACGAGGCCCGCGGTGAAACTGGGGATATGATTCGCGCATTGAACAACCTGGTCAGCAAGGACGAAAAGGACGCCGAAGCCTATTCCCTGCTGGGCAACGCCTATACAATGCAAAAGAAACCCAAAGAGGCGCTTGAAAACTACAAGCTGGCTATCGAGGCGAATCCAAAGCTTGAGCCACCTTACCGGGCGCTTTTGAAAATGTACGAAGACCGTACTCCACCAAATTACTATGAGATGCGTATTCTTGCGCAGGATATGATCGACAATATTGGCAAGCGCGCGGACTTTCTGGAAATCCTTTGCGACGTTAACACCAAGGACAGCACTTACGATGCAGGAGTCACCAGCTGCAAAGAAACCATTCAGGCCGACTCCAAACGCGCCAGTGCCTATGTGAATCTGGGGTTGAATATGAAGGGCATGGGGGACGACGACAAGGCAAAGACCACGCTCAAAAAGGCTGCAACGGACTTTCCAAAATCTGAATTCGCACAATACACCTATGGTCGCCTTCTGGAAGACGATAAGAGCTCCATAGAGGCGATGAAATACTACAAGGTGGGCACTGAGGCGGATCCGAAGTCGGCTCGCTCCTGGCTAGGTCTGGCGACGACATCCTTTGAGATCAAGAAATACGAAGTGGCTTTCATTGCCTATAAGAACGCCTGCAAGTACGACAAAAAAAATGCCGTGGCATTTAGAAGGGCCACGACAGTTTTAAGAAACTCCAGAAATTCAGAATGGACGGGAAAATTCGAGAGTGCCTCTGAGAACTGCACGTTCTAACGAAAAAAGGCTCCCTAAGGGAGCCTTTTTAATTTCTAGTTTTCAGTAACAATCTCACCGATCAAATCGTATTCCATAGAGTCAGTTACATGCACTTTAACCATGTCGCCGACTTTAGCTTCACCGTCGTTGATCAAAACGACGCCGTCGATGTCTGGAGCTTGACCCCAGAAGCGGCCTTGCAATAGCAAGTCTGTCTCTTCAGAGAAACCTTCAACGATGACGTCGATTGTTTTACCGACGAAATCACGGTGCTTGTTGCGGGAAATGTTTTGTTGCACTTCCATCAAAGCATCATGACGGTAGTCTTTTGTTTCATCATCAACCTGGTTATCCATGCGGCCACCAGGAGTGTTTTCCTCAGGAGAGTACTTAAAGCAACCAACGCGGTCGAACTGCTGTGCTGCCACGAACTGCAACAACTCTTCAAATTGCTCTTCAGTTTCACCTGGGAAACCCACGATGAACTGAGTGCGGATTACTGCCTCTGGTAAATGTTCACGGATGTTCATCAATGCTGTTTCAATTTCATCACGAGTCATTTTACGATTCATGCTCTTAAGAACTGCATCATTCACGTGTTGAAGTGGCATATCGAAATAACGAACAATTTTTTTGCTGTTCTTGATAACTTGAACCATTTCCTGAGTGATGCCATCTGGATACAAGTACATCAAGCGGATCCATTGAAGGCCCTCAACTTGATCAAGAGCTTTCAACAACTCAACCGGACTTTCCTTGCGAGTTGGATCTTTACGACGAATATCAAAACCATAGTCAGTGAAGTCGTGGCTGATAATAATAAGTTCTTTAACGCCACCAGCAACCAAAAGTTTGGCTTCAGCAACGATCGCATCGATAGAGCGGGATTGAAGGTTACCACGGATCAACGGGATCGCGCAGAAAGCACAACGCTTCATGCAACCTTCAGAAATTTTCAAATACGCACGGTGACCCGGCTGGGAATTCACACGCGGAGTCGCTTCTTCCTGAAGATAAGTCGGAAGATTAAAGAATGTTCTTTGCTTCTCGCCTGCTTCAGAGTTTTTCAGGATTTTTGAAATGTTTTGGAATTCACCAGAACCAACAAACAAATCCGCCTCTGGCAAACCTTCAACCAGGTCGTCCTTATAACGTTGAGTTAAGCAACCCGCGACAACAACCTTTTTGATTTTGCCTTCTTGCTTAAGATCACTCATGTCCAAAATGCGTTGGATGGATTCTTTTTTAGAATCCTCGATGAAGCCACAAGTGTTCACGATAACTGTGTCAGCTTGATCAGCCTCACCCACAACTTCGAAACCATCCTTCATCAGAGTCCCGGCCATGATCTCACTGTCGACCAGGTTCTTTGGGCAACCCAAACTGATAAAATGAACTTTTTTGTTTTGAACTACTTCTTGTTTCATAGGTCTGTCACCGGCACGCCTTTAGGTGGTTCGTACTTAAATAAACTTTTTTTAACGTTGTTCTTAAACTTCACATCAGAAAACTTCATAGTCGTGATGTTCTGAACATCATCCTTGTATGAAATTTGCTCAACGATTGTTTTTTTGGTGTTCACGACAAATTTGATGTCCTTGATCACCAGGTCTTCTTTGATCGGTGCAACAGAAAGAGTGGACTTGTCGCCATCTGTTTCTTCTTTTGTCACCTTGAAGTTGCCCTGCAAATCACCACCCAACAAAGTTGCGATGATGGTTTGAGATTTATTTTTCTTATTCACTTTGCCGCGACCAATTTGTGGATCGCCGCCAAATTCTTTTGGTGGATATTGAACACTCCAGATTGTGGTGCCATCAAATACCAAAAGACTTTTCTCAGGAGTCGTATTTTCCCAACGAAATTTACCGCTGGAAATCGCAATAGTGCCTTCGTACTTGTTCTCACGCCCCTGCAACGCCAGCTTATCAATCTTTTCCACATTCATTTCCACAAGTTTTGCAGAACGATACTTCTGGGAAATTTTCTTTAAAGTGGTATTGGATTTTTCAGCTGCAAATGCATTCAGGGATAGTCCGAGAGATAAAATTAAAGCGCTGATTTGTTTAAGCATTCGGGCGTTATAGCAGATCGGGTCAGTCTCCGCAAGTAAGCGTCCGATGAGCCAGGGTCCAAGCCTCAAAATGAGGGGGCCTCCCAAGTGCCTCGTACGCGGCAAGCACTGTGGAGCCCGTGGTAACGATATCATCGGCAAAGACCCATAGGGCCTCTGACCAATTCTCAGACACCAATGAAGAATTTTCATCTAGCTCCAGCTCCACCTGCACCCTTCGCTCCCGACTGGCACCCCTCTGACTGAGATTCGCCTTTTTATTCAAGCAAGGGTAAAGCTCTGCACCCAAAGCCTCACTCAGGGCCTCGGCCCATTGATAGGCGTGATCTTTCCCCCGGCTCGGATTAGAAGACGGTGCTGGAATCACGATTATTCGTCTGTCTGGCAGTCCCCGTTGAATTCTTCGAATCAGAAACTTTCCGGCCCAATGATTCCAATCCGAATTTTGCTGTGTTCCCTTTAAACCCACCAGCTGGGCCGAAAGTAAATCACTGGTTCCCGGAGTCCATTTGAACAAAGAGTACGCTTCAAAAACTCCCCAATCCAGCGACTCCAATTGAGGCTTCAGATAAGAATTTACGGTGATCCGACAGGGCGGACAAAGCAGTCCATCTGACTTGTTAAAAGAGCCGCAATGCAGACAAGGAGTTAGGCATCTGTTCAATAGAGTTCTCAGTGAGTTCATAGTTGCTCTGCATAGCAACTTATCGACCAATACAGCCTTTCATTTGACAAGATTTGGTGTCCGACCTAAAAACTTAACAGGTGGGGAATGTCATGCGGCATTTAGGAATTATCGTCTTTTTGATTAGTACAGTTGGCTCAACAGCATTTGCTGGTTTATCAGCTTCACGCCTTGCAAACGAGTCCTATCAGTCTGCCAAGATTCGCAGCCGAATTGGTACTTTTGCTCTTGCTGATCAGGATTTTTTCTCCTCTTCAAACTCACCGGAATCTTTATCAAAACCCCTATCCCAATTGGATATTTCCAAGATTCCCGATGTTGGTTCCTACGAAGACTTGCTGGCGAACTTTAAGTTTATTCGTGATTCATATTTTATGAAGGACGGACAAACTCCCCGCCGCCTGACATGGCTTTATCCTGACGACGGTTGCTACGCACGCGCGGAACTGGCGGCAGAAAAACTGATTGAAATCAAAAAATCCACACCCAAGAAGGTTTTCGCCTTTGGATCTTTACTGGCTCAGACGAAAAACTCACCCTATGGTCACGTGGAGTGGTGGTACCATGTTGCTGTCGTTTACCGCGTACAAGGAACCGCTTACGTTCTGGATCCCGCATTGAATCCACAGCAGCCCATGACTTTAAAACAATGGGACGTCGCCATCGGTGGTCGCAACACCAACATCAACTACTCGATTTGTTCCAAGGATACGTTTGATCCGGACGATATCTGCACGAATCCAAATCCCGTGAATGAGGATTTCGCAGCAAAAGAGCAAAGCTACTTTTTTCCTGATGAATGGAATCGTCTGCTGGAATTAGGGCGCAATCCAGAGCAGGAACTCGGAAATCGGCCGCCTTGGCTTTAGGGAACTGTTACCTCAGATATTGTGGTAAGGGATTTTCTTGATGATGGTGAAGGCTCGGTAAATCTGCTCAAGACTCATAGCTTGAGCCATAAGGTGATTCATCACCATCGGCGACAAAGCCACTTTCAAGTCCGCACGTTTACGAACGTCTTCATTCACTCCAAAAGCACCACCGATAATAAAAATCGCGCGCTTCTTTGAGCTCCCCAGGATATTTTCAACTTTTTTAGAGAATTGTATCGAGTCGAAAACGGAACCGCGCTCATCAAAGAGCACGACGTAATCATCTGAATTGATATTTTTTAAAATAAGTTCGGATTCTTCATTTCGCTTAAAGTCTGCGTCTTCACGAGCAGACTTTTTAGCTTTAAGACTTTGAATTTCAAATGGCATGAAAAACGAAATCTTCTTTTTGTACAACTCGCTGACCTCGTCGGCCCACGCCTCTTTGGCGGTTGCGAGGTTGTACAAAATGAATTTCATTACTATTGCTTCCCAACGTATGGATCTTTAAGACCCAAGTCTTTGGCATTCTTCCAAATGCTTTCCAGGCTGTATTCCTGGCGAACAAAGTCATAGAACACGTGAACGATCAAAGAGCCGTAATCCACCAGTACCCAACGGCCTTCATCAACACCTTCCACTGAAAGTGGGTGAAGATTGAATTCCTCTTTAACTGCGATCACAACGTTTTCAGCCATAGCAGTTGCGTGACGAGTTGAGGTACCAGACGCGATCAATGCGAACTCGCTAGGAGCTGTGATTTCGCGAAGGTCAAAGCCACGAACGTTGATGCCTTTATTCGCGAATAGGACATTTGCACAGAATTCGCTGAATTTTTTAAAGTCATCAATGCGATCGCCAAGATTGCGGTAAAGCTTGTGTTCTTTGATGTACGTTTCAACAGAAAGTGGCAGGTATTTTTCAACCGGCTTGCCAGTTCTAAGCCATTTACGAACTTCGCTGGATGAAATTTCAATGTCACGCAAGGTGATGAACTGAATGTTACGGCCGGTTGTTAACTCGATGAAATTGAAATCAAAGTCAGCAACCAATGGCTTCAAATATCCTGGCATTTCATCCATGGATTCCGGCATGTCATAACCCGGACGTGTTGTAACAACCAAGTTTGTTTCAGCCAAAATTTTTGAATAGTCTTTCCACTGGCTAAGTTCTTCGAACTTATCCGCACCAACAATTAGGTACAAATCAGAAGCCTCGTATGTTTTACGAAGATTCATGATCGTATCAATTGTGTAGCTCATGCCACCGCGTTTTAGCTCTTGGTCGTCTACAAAATAAGTCTCACCGTACTGAGCGAATGCCAGCTTGGTAAGCTCAAGTCGTTGTTCCGCCGTTGGGCCTTCAACTGGAGTTTTAAGAGGATTTTGTGCTGCTGGGACCACATGGATTTTGTTCAAACCCATTTTTTTTGCCACTGTTTGAATGGCATTGATGTGACCCATATGAGGAGGATTAAAGCTTCCGCCAAAGATACCAATTTTCATTATTCTTCATCCTTCAAAATCTGGCGACCCAACTCTGTCACAAGTTCATTGATGTTTTTGCCGGTGACCGCAGAAATGGCCAAAGGCGCAGAGCCTGTCGCTTTTTTGAATTTCAATTTTAGTTTTTCAAGTTGATCAATACTAAGAGTGTCAATTTTGTTGAGCACAACAAACTGAGGACGTGTTTGCAGAGGAAAGAATCCCTCTTTGTCCTGATTACTCTCGTCGTACATTTTTAGTTCATAATTAAGATCTTCAAAATCCTGGAATGGATCACGACCTGACATACCGGATGCATCCACCAAATGGATGAATACGCGAGTACGTTCAACGTGTTTCAGGAATTGAATGCCCAGACCAACACCTTCGTGCGCGCCTTTTACCAAACCCGGAATGTCAGCTACGACGAATGAACTGTAGTCACCCGCTTTAACCACACCCAAATTTGGCGTCAAAGTTGTAAAAGGATAATCCGCGATTTTAGGCTTCGCTGCTGAAATACGGGAAATCAAAGTTGATTTTCCAGCATTCGGGAAACCGATAATACCAACGTCCGCGATCAACTTTAACTCAAGCTTAACTTCAAGCTCTTCGTTATCTTCGCCTGGTTGTGCATGTGTAGGAGCCTGATTGATAGAGGTTTTGAAAAACTCATTGCCCTTACCCCCACGACCACCACGCAATAACACGTGTTCGTCGATACCAGTCATGTCGACAACGATCTCACCCTCAAGATTTCTAAGGATTGTTCCTTCAGGAACGATCAAAACAAGATTTTCACCATCAGCACCATGCTTTTGACGGCCAAAACCCATCTCGCCATTTTGAGCTGCGTATCGTTTGTTCTGTCTGATTTCAAAAAGGGAATTAATGTGACGGGAAGTTTTAATAACAACATCACCACCGCGGCCGCCGTCTCCACCATCAGGACCACCACGAGGGGCTCCCGATTCTCTACGGAAACTAACGCAACCCGGGCCGCCACGGCCTGAGGCTAATGTGATTTTAACTTCATCAATGAATTTCATATGAGCACCAATACTTTGAGGAGAGATATAACAACAAAAAAGGAGCCAATGAAGGCTCCTTTTATGCATTTGTAAAATCTCTTGGTGCTTATCAAGAGCAGGATCTAGTGGAAACTAGACAGCTTTAGGATAAACACTAACTTTGAAGCGATCTTTTGCAAAACGCTCAAATTTAACAAGACCTTCGATTACAGAATAGATCGTGTGGTCACGACCAATTTTTACGTTGTTACCAACGTGGAATTTTGTACCACGTTGACGAACGATGATTGTTCCAGAAAGAACTTTTTCACCGCCGAAACGTTTAACGCCTAAGCGTTTACTCTGTGAATCACGACCATTCTTTGTACTACCACCGGCCTTCTTACTTGCCATGACTAACCTCGCTTAAAATCTATGATTACGCTTTTTTAGAAGTCTTTTTAGCTACTTTTTTCTTAGCGGTTGCTTTTTTAGCAGTCTTTTTAACAGCTTTTTTCGCAACTTTCTTTTTCGCTACAGCTTTTTTAGCAGCTTTTTTAACGACTTCTTCGCCTTTGTTTTTGTTAGATACACGTTCTTTGCGAGCAGCAACGCGAGCTTCAGCAGCTTCTGCGCGTTTCGCAGCAACGTCTACTACATTTGGCGTAGCATCTGTTTTAGTTGTTTTACCATCAATTGTGATCGATTTCACAAATAGTTCAGTAAAGTCTTGCTTGTGAGTTGCAAACTTTCTGTAACCTTGACGACGTTTCTTTTTGAAAACGATTTCTTTTCTAGTTTTAGCTTGCTTAGTAACTACAACAGTTACTTTCGCACCCTTAACAAGAGGTTGACCAACATGAGTGGACTCACCACCAACCATCAAGATTTCGTTGATATCAAACTCTGCACCTAGTTTTTGTTCAACTTTATCAACTTGAACAACGTCACCAGCTTGAACTTTATATTGCTTACCGCCCGTACGAATAATCGCGTACATTAGAACCTCCAGCTACCCGAATTAAGCCACTGGTAAATGCCACCTTGCACTAGTCTTTGTCAACCTATTGCATGCTATTTTTTTCAGCTTTTCGGGAAGAAGAAGAGATTAGCGGTGGCGGTGACTCTTGGCAATAAAAAAGACAGCTTTTTTAAGAATCCAGTCGTTCATTAAATATTTAATATATTCAATGTCTTATGTGACTTTAGGGTTTTAAAAGTTCGACTTTTAGCGCATCGCTCAATCGGAGTTGAGAATTGTTCACCACAGCTTCTATTAGTTTTCTGTGTGTTTGGTAGCTGGCTTGAGCTGCTGCGCTGCCGGAGTTTTGGGACGAAATGACTCTTAATTGCTGCTTTTCTCGGTTCAAAGCCTCGTAAATTGCTTCTGCGCGAGAATTTCCCGTTTCTTTAGAATAGCTCTTAATAAAGTATTCGGCCGCTTTGTCATATCTTTCGGCGTTTGCATTTATTTTCGCTCCCATCCAATAATCACGATCCGATTTTGTATATTTTGCATCCTTCACAACCGCTTCAAAGGAATCGGCTGCAGATCGGAAGCTCTGTTTTGCTTCGCTGGCCCTGCCCGCACTTAGCAGCTTCTCACCTTGGAGGCGCATTGAGTTTGTATAGTTGCGTGCTGAGGTGCTGTTCGCAGCAACACCTGCCAACCCTTGTCGCATGAGGGTCGCACGTTCTGATTCACTGAAGCCTGCGCTCTTTAATATGTCGGCTTTGTTCTTAAGGTCCGTTGCCGAATAGCTCCCGTAACCTCTACCGGTATTGGCAGCCACTTCATGGGCATCTATCAATGCCTTGCTTTCTGCCTCACTCAAAGCCCGGCCCAAGGATTTTTCAGCCGCCACCACTCTTTCAGCGTTCGTGAGCCTTGCTGCCTTATCCAACGAAACCCCGGCTATCTTTGCAATATTGCTCATTCGCGCTGCTTTCATTGCTACGGCCACAGCGCCACTGGCAAGCGTGCCCACCTCAGCAATAGCTTCGCACACCATCGCGGCCG from Bdellovibrio sp. GT3 includes:
- a CDS encoding DUF2203 domain-containing protein yields the protein MIEINRKKFFTISEARQLLPIVYRLTDEANREVKLHVNRIEAYSDKTHPSVVSIEEQINVIIDRWQAKIEKLGAEPKGLWMADFNSGEGYFCWKFPETEVNHFHGYHDGFSGRTVIDT
- a CDS encoding tetratricopeptide repeat protein, producing the protein MKSRLNFKHLLVVIILPFVSLSTIAGTPEAPATQTSGQEKVEQLKAEIRKQPQNTKLVVKLAEEFYAQKDYQKVTLLLWKNIDKIDRNAILLLARAHEARGETGDMIRALNNLVSKDEKDAEAYSLLGNAYTMQKKPKEALENYKLAIEANPKLEPPYRALLKMYEDRTPPNYYEMRILAQDMIDNIGKRADFLEILCDVNTKDSTYDAGVTSCKETIQADSKRASAYVNLGLNMKGMGDDDKAKTTLKKAATDFPKSEFAQYTYGRLLEDDKSSIEAMKYYKVGTEADPKSARSWLGLATTSFEIKKYEVAFIAYKNACKYDKKNAVAFRRATTVLRNSRNSEWTGKFESASENCTF
- the rimO gene encoding 30S ribosomal protein S12 methylthiotransferase RimO, yielding MKQEVVQNKKVHFISLGCPKNLVDSEIMAGTLMKDGFEVVGEADQADTVIVNTCGFIEDSKKESIQRILDMSDLKQEGKIKKVVVAGCLTQRYKDDLVEGLPEADLFVGSGEFQNISKILKNSEAGEKQRTFFNLPTYLQEEATPRVNSQPGHRAYLKISEGCMKRCAFCAIPLIRGNLQSRSIDAIVAEAKLLVAGGVKELIIISHDFTDYGFDIRRKDPTRKESPVELLKALDQVEGLQWIRLMYLYPDGITQEMVQVIKNSKKIVRYFDMPLQHVNDAVLKSMNRKMTRDEIETALMNIREHLPEAVIRTQFIVGFPGETEEQFEELLQFVAAQQFDRVGCFKYSPEENTPGGRMDNQVDDETKDYRHDALMEVQQNISRNKHRDFVGKTIDVIVEGFSEETDLLLQGRFWGQAPDIDGVVLINDGEAKVGDMVKVHVTDSMEYDLIGEIVTEN
- a CDS encoding LolA family protein, producing MLKQISALILSLGLSLNAFAAEKSNTTLKKISQKYRSAKLVEMNVEKIDKLALQGRENKYEGTIAISSGKFRWENTTPEKSLLVFDGTTIWSVQYPPKEFGGDPQIGRGKVNKKNKSQTIIATLLGGDLQGNFKVTKEETDGDKSTLSVAPIKEDLVIKDIKFVVNTKKTIVEQISYKDDVQNITTMKFSDVKFKNNVKKSLFKYEPPKGVPVTDL
- a CDS encoding protein-glutamine glutaminase family protein is translated as MRHLGIIVFLISTVGSTAFAGLSASRLANESYQSAKIRSRIGTFALADQDFFSSSNSPESLSKPLSQLDISKIPDVGSYEDLLANFKFIRDSYFMKDGQTPRRLTWLYPDDGCYARAELAAEKLIEIKKSTPKKVFAFGSLLAQTKNSPYGHVEWWYHVAVVYRVQGTAYVLDPALNPQQPMTLKQWDVAIGGRNTNINYSICSKDTFDPDDICTNPNPVNEDFAAKEQSYFFPDEWNRLLELGRNPEQELGNRPPWL
- a CDS encoding 23S rRNA (pseudouridine(1915)-N(3))-methyltransferase RlmH, whose translation is MKFILYNLATAKEAWADEVSELYKKKISFFMPFEIQSLKAKKSAREDADFKRNEESELILKNINSDDYVVLFDERGSVFDSIQFSKKVENILGSSKKRAIFIIGGAFGVNEDVRKRADLKVALSPMVMNHLMAQAMSLEQIYRAFTIIKKIPYHNI
- the nadD gene encoding nicotinate (nicotinamide) nucleotide adenylyltransferase gives rise to the protein MKIGIFGGSFNPPHMGHINAIQTVAKKMGLNKIHVVPAAQNPLKTPVEGPTAEQRLELTKLAFAQYGETYFVDDQELKRGGMSYTIDTIMNLRKTYEASDLYLIVGADKFEELSQWKDYSKILAETNLVVTTRPGYDMPESMDEMPGYLKPLVADFDFNFIELTTGRNIQFITLRDIEISSSEVRKWLRTGKPVEKYLPLSVETYIKEHKLYRNLGDRIDDFKKFSEFCANVLFANKGINVRGFDLREITAPSEFALIASGTSTRHATAMAENVVIAVKEEFNLHPLSVEGVDEGRWVLVDYGSLIVHVFYDFVRQEYSLESIWKNAKDLGLKDPYVGKQ
- the obgE gene encoding GTPase ObgE; translated protein: MKFIDEVKITLASGRGGPGCVSFRRESGAPRGGPDGGDGGRGGDVVIKTSRHINSLFEIRQNKRYAAQNGEMGFGRQKHGADGENLVLIVPEGTILRNLEGEIVVDMTGIDEHVLLRGGRGGKGNEFFKTSINQAPTHAQPGEDNEELEVKLELKLIADVGIIGFPNAGKSTLISRISAAKPKIADYPFTTLTPNLGVVKAGDYSSFVVADIPGLVKGAHEGVGLGIQFLKHVERTRVFIHLVDASGMSGRDPFQDFEDLNYELKMYDESNQDKEGFFPLQTRPQFVVLNKIDTLSIDQLEKLKLKFKKATGSAPLAISAVTGKNINELVTELGRQILKDEE
- the rpmA gene encoding 50S ribosomal protein L27, with amino-acid sequence MASKKAGGSTKNGRDSQSKRLGVKRFGGEKVLSGTIIVRQRGTKFHVGNNVKIGRDHTIYSVIEGLVKFERFAKDRFKVSVYPKAV
- the rplU gene encoding 50S ribosomal protein L21, with the translated sequence MYAIIRTGGKQYKVQAGDVVQVDKVEQKLGAEFDINEILMVGGESTHVGQPLVKGAKVTVVVTKQAKTRKEIVFKKKRRQGYRKFATHKQDFTELFVKSITIDGKTTKTDATPNVVDVAAKRAEAAEARVAARKERVSNKNKGEEVVKKAAKKAVAKKKVAKKAVKKTAKKATAKKKVAKKTSKKA